TTTGTCGGCCAACATAACGGCCTACCGCATTGTGAACAGCAACCAGACGCAGACCATCCTGCCCGGCGCTTATAACTATAGCATCGACCGCCCCAACGCTCAGGAAATGGCCGGTGAGGTAACCAGCAAAGGCGTGGAGGTAGACGTGCAAAGCAAGCCGATGATGGGCTGGTCGGTAATTACCGGCTACAGCTACAACAACACGGCCTACACCAACAGCAACATTTACGAAAACGGCAGCCGCCTGCGCTACAACCCCGCCCACACGGCTAACCTGAGCCTGTTCTACAACTTCAGCAGCGCCTTTGGCAGCAACACCTTCCTGCGCGGCCTGAATGCGGGTATCACCACGTACTACGTGGGCGACAAACTGGCCGGCCGCAATACCCGCCTGGTAGACCCCGCCACGGGCAAAGCCTGGGCCAACGGGGATGCTTTCAAGCTGATTTCGATTCCCAACTACACGCAGTTCGACGCCTCGCTGGGCTACAGCTACGACCGGTTTTCGGTGCGGGTAAAGCTGGCCAACATCCTCAACGAGCTCAGCTACAACCTGCACGACGACAACAGCGTGAACCCCATTGCGCCCCGTAACTTCCAGGCCACGGCCAGCTACCGGTTGTAAGGTGTCTTTTATAAAGTAAGTGAATAGGTAAAATAAGCCCGGGAGGTTCCAGCTGCAACTGGTAGCCTTCCGGGTTTGTTGCCGATAAAGCCTTTACCCCGATCTTTGTCTTTCCGACTCGACCGACCGTTTGTATGAAAATTCTGTTTCGCAACATTCACCTCTACTTGAGCCTGGTTTCGGGTCTCATCATCGCCATTGTCTGCTTCACGGGCGGCGTGCTGGTATTTGAGAAAGAGCTGGACCAGGCCTGGCACCCCGAGCGGTTCTTCGTGACGCCGCCCACCACTCAGCAGCGCCTGCCCCTGGCCCAGCTGATTGAAGGCGTGAAGGCCACCGACCCCAAGGCCAAAATCGGCGGGGTGAAAGTGTACGCCGACCCTGCCCGCACCGTGGAAATCAGCTTGGCCGGCGGTCCGGGTGGCCCCGGTGGTAAGCCCGAAGGCGGCCGGGAAGGCAAGGCCGAAGGGGGCCGTGGCGGCCGCGCCGAGCAGGGCGGCGCTGAGCACGGCGGCAAAGGTGAAAAGGGCAAGGGAGAAAAAGGCAAAGGCGGTGGCGAAGGTGGCCGCGGGCCGGTGCTGTATGTGAACCCCTACACCGGCGCAGTGATTGACAAAGTCAACTACCGCGACACGTTTTTCTTCACCATGATGGCCCTGCACCGCGGTATGGTGGGCGGCCCTATCGGCAAGCTCGTAGTAGGTGTCAGCACGCTGATGTTCCTCTTTATCATCGGTACCGGCATCGTGCTGTGGTGGCCGGCTACGCGCAAAATCGTGAAGCAGCGCCTGACCATCAAGTGGGACGCCAGCTTCAAGCGCCTCAACCACGATTTGCACATCGTGCTGGGTTTCTACAGCGCCCTGTTCTTGTTCGTGTTTGCCTTCACGGGCCTGGCCTGGTCGTTTGAGTGGTTCAACAACGGCATCTTCGCCGTCACCAACTCCGACCCTAAAGGCCCCGAGGCCCCCAAGTCGACCTTAACTCTGACCGGGGGTAAGCTGACGTTTGACCAAGCCTACACCGTGGCCCGGCAGCAGGTGCCCGGCGCACTGTCGTACGGCATTTCTCTGCCCAAGGACTCCACCGAAGCCGTGCGGGTGAATACGACCTCGGCCAATGCCGCCTACGAAGGCGCCACCGATGAACTGTATCTGGATCAGTACACGGGCCAGCCCCTGGGCAAGCTCAAC
Above is a genomic segment from Hymenobacter cellulosivorans containing:
- a CDS encoding PepSY-associated TM helix domain-containing protein, producing MKILFRNIHLYLSLVSGLIIAIVCFTGGVLVFEKELDQAWHPERFFVTPPTTQQRLPLAQLIEGVKATDPKAKIGGVKVYADPARTVEISLAGGPGGPGGKPEGGREGKAEGGRGGRAEQGGAEHGGKGEKGKGEKGKGGGEGGRGPVLYVNPYTGAVIDKVNYRDTFFFTMMALHRGMVGGPIGKLVVGVSTLMFLFIIGTGIVLWWPATRKIVKQRLTIKWDASFKRLNHDLHIVLGFYSALFLFVFAFTGLAWSFEWFNNGIFAVTNSDPKGPEAPKSTLTLTGGKLTFDQAYTVARQQVPGALSYGISLPKDSTEAVRVNTTSANAAYEGATDELYLDQYTGQPLGKLNFEDRNLGQRVRRTFKPVHTGAIFGTPSKIVAVVVCLLGVTFPVTGVIMWLNRLRKGKKKQQKQAAVAA